The Sporosarcina luteola DNA window ATAATGACTGGGATGATTGCGAGCGAGAACAGGCCGTACGGGAAGAAGAAATACGTAAGCGCCCCGATAATCGGCAGCATCCACAAAAAGTCGATGCGATAATAGAACGGCCTGCCTTTTGCAGTAAGCCTATTCGCAGGCTCTTCCAAATACAAGTCGGGGAAGACATCCTCCAAATACGTCAATACCCTATCCCTTTTCACAATCGGGAATAGATTGATCTTCGAGCTTTGGCCAATCCCGCCCCCAGCACTATGGATAGATACCGTTGCATAACCGAATAACTTCCTGACCGGATTCTCGACGACTACGACGCTTTGGATCCTTTTCAGAGGCACGGTCACTTTCTTTTTTTCTAGTAATCCCCTCGTAATAACAATGTCTTCCTCATCCATTTCAACTGTGAAATTGTAATGGGAAAGGAGTGTCATTCCCACAGATAGGATCCACACACCGAGCAAACCGAGGAAAACAGCAACCGCCACAATCAACACACCGAACTTGATGAATGCAGATATCTCTTCGAACATCCACTCGAATGGAAGCAGTTCCCCAAATTGTGAGAGGAAGATCGCCACCCCGGATAGAATGACACCTACACCTCCGGAAGTTGTGGCAAGCACCAACAGGTCTTTCGATGTCATCGTGAACATTTTACGGAAATTCAATTCCTCTTCCATCGGCATCTCTTCTATTGGAGAGACCATTTCTCCATCTGCGACAGGCATTTCCCTCTGCCGCTTCTTCGCTTCAGCCATTTCGGTTTCCACACGCTTAGCGGCTTCTTTGGTTATCGCAGTTAATTCTCCTTCTGCCTGCTTCGCGTTAGAACTGCCCGCTGTTTCCACTTTCACTTTCACAAGCCCGAACGGTCGGTGGAAAATCCCTTCCGTATAGTCCAAGCTTTGTATCCGGTCGAAAGGGATATACCTTTTCTTTTTCACGAATAAACCTGACTCGATTCGAAGTTCATCGTCTTCGAACCAATACTCAAAACGCTTCCACTTGATGATTCCGCTTACGAACAAACTGATGATCAACACACCGAAAATGATGAAGGATAAATAATCCACATACCAGAGACCTGTCCCTCCACCTTTGAATCCATTTGCGAAAATCAGAACGACAAGTGGCAGGATTGCCTCTTTCAACGTTTTGAGCGTTTCAATTACCGCTGTGATCCAATGGAGCTTATAACGTTGTTCAGACATCATCTTCCGCCACCCTCGCAAGCACGGAAATCCTGCCGCGCAGTTCATCCGCCTCCGCCATGATCAACGCTGGGATCGTATGGACCGTGGCTGCTGTCGAAATCGAAATTTCAGCCAAACCGTATTTCCGCAAGATCGGACCTTGGGATGTATCAACGTGTTGGACGCGCACCATTGGGATCAATGTCCGTTTCACAATGAACAGACCATGTTGCAATTCGATTTCGGACTCCCTCACTTCATACCGCCACCTCATCCATCTCACCTTCGGGAATAAAATGATGATGAAATAAGCGAATAGGAGGAGTGCAGCGGCTTCCAGCGGGTAGATCCACCACGGCCATTCAAATATGTATACAAGCACGCCGACGCCGATGGCCACCAAAGCGAGAATGATTGTTTGAATCCAGCCGTATAATCGCCAGACTTTCAAACCTTTCGGAGATATCCTGTTAGCAGGTTGAGCTCTCATTCACAACACCTCTTTCTATTCTTCCATTGTATACGTAGCAATCCTGATAATGTTTCAATTATATATTAAAAAAACCCCGGGGATGAGGTTGTCATCTCCGGGGGTATTATTATCTATCCGATTTGCCTCTAGAACTACTTGAACGGTCTCTACGTCCGCCTCCGCCGTCACGGCTTCCACGACGTGAACCGCCGCCTCCGCCATAACCGCGTCCGCCTCCGTGTGAACGTCCGCCGCCACGGCTGCCTTTATAGCCGCCACGGTCACGTGAGCCCGAATTACGGGAAGGCAATGGGCGTTCTTCCGTAATTTTAACAGGTGTATCGTCCGGTTCTTTCGTCAATGATCTGACTGCAGCCGCGACAATATCCTTCGCATCAAATTTCTGAAGAAGTTCTGCTGCCAATGGTTGGTAATCAGTCAATTCATTTTTCTCGATGATCTCAGCTAGCTGTTCCATCGCAAGACGTTGCTGACCGATCAATGCCTCATCTTCTGTTGGCGGCTGAAGTGGAGTCATCCGTTTTTTCGTCGTTTCCTCGACGGTACGGAGATAACCCATTTCACGCGGCGTTACGAATGTAATCGCCATACCGCTTTTACCAGCACGTCCTGTACGGCCGATACGGTGTACATAGCTTTCTGGATCTTGTGGAATATCGAAGTTGTAAACGTGTGTGACACCAGAGATGTCGAGTCCTCGAGCTGCTACGTCTGTTGCAACGAGAACGTCGATTTTATTGTCCTTGAACTGGCGAAGAACAGACATCCGTTTTGCTTGTGTTAAGTCGCCATGGATTCCTTCTGCCAAGTAGCCGCGGATGCTCAATGCGTGTGCCACTTCATCGACACGGCGCTTCGTACGACCGAATACGATCGCAAGCTCAGGCTGGTGAACGTTCAACAGACGTGAAAGTACGTCAAACTTTTCTCTTTCTTGTGCTTTAACGAAGTATTGGTCGATGTTCTCAACAGTCATTTCTTTTGACTTGATTTTTACAATTTCAGGCTCTTTCATGAATGTCTCAGCAATTTTGCGGATTGCAGGAGGCATTGTAGCAGAGAATAGAAGTGTCTGGCGAGTATCTGGAACACTTGCCAAAATCGTGTTGATGTCTTCGATGAAGCCCATGTTAAGCATTTCATCCGCTTCGTCAAGGACGAGCGTATTTACATTGTTCAGTTTCAACGTTTTACGGTTGATATGGTCAAGAATACGTCCCGGAGTTCCGACAATAATTTGTGGATTATTGCGTAATGCTCGAATTTGCCGACCAATTTCTTGGCCACCATAAACAGATAATACACGAGCGCGTCTTCCGTATCCGATTTTATAAATTTCTTCGGATACTTGAATCGCCAATTCACGTGTCGGTGCAATGACTAATGCTTGTACTGCAGGATTGTTCACATCGATTTTCTCAATGATCGGAATCCCGAAAGCAGCAGTCTTACCCGTACCTGTTTGTGCTTGACCGATGACATCTCGGCCTTCCATGCCAAATCTGATAGTACCTTCTTGGATTGGTGTTGCTTCTTCAAACCCCATGCGCGATAGAGCACTTTGTGTGGATTCGCTAATATTAAGTTCTGAAAATTTTGTCAAACTTCTCAATCTCCTTTGGTTTCTTCATTTAGCAATTGGTTACATTTGCAAATGAAAGCACGGCAAATTCGAGCCTTAAACTTCTATGGGAACGTTTCCGATATTTTGTATTCTCTGGAGTGGATAAAAGTTCAAGGGTTGAACTTCATAAAAATTCAGAGGCAATAGTGAAAAGGAAAGCTTGTCTTTGCCGATCGGGTTTCGCTTCGGGAAAATGCCCCGGAAGACGTTAAACCTTTTTATTCAAAAAAAAGTACTCTTCGTCACCGGAAGAGTCTCGTGTAAATGTATCCAATACTCATAGTAGTTTATCACGCCCGATGGTTATCCGCAATCAATCCGCTTTAAAAGTAATAATCAGAATTCACGTGACTCTTTCTTCATGAATTCATACACCTTTGCAAACCATTCGTTGTTATCGTCACTGTAGCAAATATGGTGCTTTCCGTTTTCCGATACAATCAGCTGCTTTTGTTGAGATCCGAGTGCGCGCAATAGATGCTCCCCTGTCGAAAACGGAACGATGCCGTCCTTTTTCCCCTGCACTACGCAGACGGGCGTCGTGATCTTTCCGTAATACGGTTCCACCATTTTGACGACCCGCATGAACTCCTTCGCAGCACGGAGCGGCGTATGCCGCAATTTATAGTCGTACAAATGATAGAACGTGTTCGGCGGAAAACTTTTCGTTACGGATTCAGTCAATAAAACGGCCGCATCCGCGAGAAGTATGCGCGGACTGATATACTTCGCCGCCGCACTGAGAAGGACAAGCTTTTCGATTTTGTAGCGCAAAGCTAAATAAAGCGCGATGATGCCCCCCATCGAAAAGCCGACAATGATGATGCGGACGGTCTCCTTCCTCAACCGGTTGAGGGCAAGCTCCGCTTCCATCATCCAGTTTTCCGCGGAAACCTTGCTTAGATCGACCGGAAAATCATGTCCCGGCAGTATCGGCACGGAAGTGATCCAATCCGTCCTCTCCTCCACATAATGAATGAAAGGACGGACTTCAAACATTCCTCCGGTAAATCCATGAAGGAACAATACACCTGTTTTCATGCTTGCATTACACCATCCATGATCCTTTCCAGCGCCATTCCTCTTGACCCTTTCAACAAAATGATGGAATTCCCGTCGATGGATGAAAGAAGCGACGCGATTAACGGATCATAATTGTTTTCCGACCAGATGACTTTTGTTTCATTCCCATTTTTCTGCAGCTCTTCATAAAGCCATTTCATTCGCGGTCCAAATAAAAGGATTCCCTTTAAGCTTATAGTGCCAAGCTGTTGGGCAATCGATTCATGGTAATGCCGTTCATTTTCGCCAAGTTCCAGCATATCCCCCAAAACGACCCATTTTTCTTTGCGAAGTCCCGTTTCCTGAAGGAATGACAGTGCCGCCTTCATCGATGTCGGTGCGGCGTTATACGCATCATTGATGAACAACGCTCCATTGTCAGCGACGACAGGCTGCATCCTCATATCCGTGAGCTTTGATTGACGGAGTGCCGCCTCGATCTGATCATGGCTGAGACCAAGTTCATGCGCGATCAATATCGCTACGAGCGAGTTTTTAACTTGATGGGATCCGAAAACAGGAATTGTAAAACTGCCATCGAGAACTCCTTTAACGGAAAAACGGCTTCCTTCGTCACCCGACTCAGTTGAGATAAGAGAGAGACCTGTTT harbors:
- a CDS encoding PH domain-containing protein, which translates into the protein MRAQPANRISPKGLKVWRLYGWIQTIILALVAIGVGVLVYIFEWPWWIYPLEAAALLLFAYFIIILFPKVRWMRWRYEVRESEIELQHGLFIVKRTLIPMVRVQHVDTSQGPILRKYGLAEISISTAATVHTIPALIMAEADELRGRISVLARVAEDDV
- a CDS encoding DEAD/DEAH box helicase; the encoded protein is MTKFSELNISESTQSALSRMGFEEATPIQEGTIRFGMEGRDVIGQAQTGTGKTAAFGIPIIEKIDVNNPAVQALVIAPTRELAIQVSEEIYKIGYGRRARVLSVYGGQEIGRQIRALRNNPQIIVGTPGRILDHINRKTLKLNNVNTLVLDEADEMLNMGFIEDINTILASVPDTRQTLLFSATMPPAIRKIAETFMKEPEIVKIKSKEMTVENIDQYFVKAQEREKFDVLSRLLNVHQPELAIVFGRTKRRVDEVAHALSIRGYLAEGIHGDLTQAKRMSVLRQFKDNKIDVLVATDVAARGLDISGVTHVYNFDIPQDPESYVHRIGRTGRAGKSGMAITFVTPREMGYLRTVEETTKKRMTPLQPPTEDEALIGQQRLAMEQLAEIIEKNELTDYQPLAAELLQKFDAKDIVAAAVRSLTKEPDDTPVKITEERPLPSRNSGSRDRGGYKGSRGGGRSHGGGRGYGGGGGSRRGSRDGGGGRRDRSSSSRGKSDR
- a CDS encoding PH domain-containing protein, whose translation is MSEQRYKLHWITAVIETLKTLKEAILPLVVLIFANGFKGGGTGLWYVDYLSFIIFGVLIISLFVSGIIKWKRFEYWFEDDELRIESGLFVKKKRYIPFDRIQSLDYTEGIFHRPFGLVKVKVETAGSSNAKQAEGELTAITKEAAKRVETEMAEAKKRQREMPVADGEMVSPIEEMPMEEELNFRKMFTMTSKDLLVLATTSGGVGVILSGVAIFLSQFGELLPFEWMFEEISAFIKFGVLIVAVAVFLGLLGVWILSVGMTLLSHYNFTVEMDEEDIVITRGLLEKKKVTVPLKRIQSVVVVENPVRKLFGYATVSIHSAGGGIGQSSKINLFPIVKRDRVLTYLEDVFPDLYLEEPANRLTAKGRPFYYRIDFLWMLPIIGALTYFFFPYGLFSLAIIPVIIALGIWQHRSAAYDITGSQLTFRFRGISLQTAYMKKKRIQSMEMKQSYFHRRKGVATVIANIKSGMGVFHASVHHMDVEDAERIFNWYEKGCSTIDE
- a CDS encoding alpha/beta hydrolase; the encoded protein is MKTGVLFLHGFTGGMFEVRPFIHYVEERTDWITSVPILPGHDFPVDLSKVSAENWMMEAELALNRLRKETVRIIIVGFSMGGIIALYLALRYKIEKLVLLSAAAKYISPRILLADAAVLLTESVTKSFPPNTFYHLYDYKLRHTPLRAAKEFMRVVKMVEPYYGKITTPVCVVQGKKDGIVPFSTGEHLLRALGSQQKQLIVSENGKHHICYSDDNNEWFAKVYEFMKKESREF